A window of Equus przewalskii isolate Varuska chromosome 18, EquPr2, whole genome shotgun sequence contains these coding sequences:
- the FETUB gene encoding fetuin-B isoform X1, producing the protein MGSALCETRMDLLLPLVLCTLAVCCGARSPPGPPPLFPRGCNDSDVLAASDLALQDINRDQRKGFVLSLNRVSNVYEHRQGDLGSVFYLTLDVLETDCHVLTKKPWKECGVKFPHDTVYGQCKVIFYINQPRIVYTPAYNCTLRPVSRRKIVHTCPDCPGPIKLSDASVLEAALESLAKYNSESTSKRYSLVQVIKASFQWVVGPSYFVEYLITESPCTKSQTESAASKCPLQLPDAEPVGICKGSVIGSPLEKIVSVSCKFFETQVEEPQKTNTAPTNPPSKAVPKGSVQHLPELDDGKPKDSQEEGPVEAFPLHLDLTTNPHGETLDVSFLFAAPGEKKVFVFPFPKQKRRSAECPGPAQEDNPWVLPP; encoded by the exons ATGGGATCTGCGCTGTGTGAGACAAG AATGGATCTGCTGCTACCCCTGGTACTCTGTACCCTGGCCGTATGCTGTGGGGCGAGATCCCCACCTGGGCCCCCACCTCTCTTCCCCCGAGGCTGCAATGACTCAGATGTGCTGGCAGCCTCGGACCTCGCCCTGCAGGACATCAACAGGGACCAAAGAAAAGGCTTTGTGCTGAGTCTCAACCGAGTGAGCAATGTCTACGAACACAGACAG GGTGATCTGGGATCAGTGTTCTATCTCACTCTGGACGTGTTAGAGACTGACTGCCATGTGCTCACCAAGAAGCCATGGAAGGAATGTGGAGTGAAGTTCCCACATGATACA GTTTATGGTCAATGCAAAGTGATATTTTATATTAACCAGCCAAGAATTGTCTATACACCTGCTTATAACTGTACACTTCGCCCAG TTTCTCGAAGAAAGATTGTCCATACCTGCCCTGACTGCCCCGGCCCCATTAAGTTGTCAGATGCTAGTGTTTTGGAAGCTGCCCTTGAGTCTCTTGCAAAATACAACAGTGAGAGCACGTCGAAGCGGTATTCTCTCGTCCAAGTCATCAAGGCTTCTTTCCAG TGGGTGGTTGGCCCTTCCTACTTTGTGGAATATTTAATCACAGAGTCACCATGTACCAAATCTCAGACTGAGTCTGCTGCCAGCAAATGCCCACTGCAGCTCCCTGATGCTGAG CCTGTTGGTATTTGTAAAGGCTCTGTGATTGGAAGTCCACTGGAAAAGATTGTCTCAGTGTCCTGCAAATTCTTTGAAACACAG GTGGAAGAGCCCCAGAAGACAAACACAGCTCCCACCAACCCACCCTCCAAAGCTGTGCCGAAAGGATCTGTCCAACACCTCCCTGAATTAGATGATGGGAAGCCCAAAGATTCCCAGGAAGAGGGCCCCGTTGAGGCCTTCCCTCTGCATCTGGATCTAACCACGAATCCTCACGGAGAAACCCTGGACGTCTCCTTCCTCTTCGCGGCACCTGGGGAGAAGAAGGTGTTTGTCTTCCCCTTCCCCAAACAAAAGCGACGCTCTGCTGAGTGCCCTGGACCAGCCCAGGAGGACAACCCTTGGGTTCTCCCACCATGA
- the FETUB gene encoding fetuin-B isoform X2 has translation MDLLLPLVLCTLAVCCGARSPPGPPPLFPRGCNDSDVLAASDLALQDINRDQRKGFVLSLNRVSNVYEHRQGDLGSVFYLTLDVLETDCHVLTKKPWKECGVKFPHDTVYGQCKVIFYINQPRIVYTPAYNCTLRPVSRRKIVHTCPDCPGPIKLSDASVLEAALESLAKYNSESTSKRYSLVQVIKASFQWVVGPSYFVEYLITESPCTKSQTESAASKCPLQLPDAEPVGICKGSVIGSPLEKIVSVSCKFFETQVEEPQKTNTAPTNPPSKAVPKGSVQHLPELDDGKPKDSQEEGPVEAFPLHLDLTTNPHGETLDVSFLFAAPGEKKVFVFPFPKQKRRSAECPGPAQEDNPWVLPP, from the exons ATGGATCTGCTGCTACCCCTGGTACTCTGTACCCTGGCCGTATGCTGTGGGGCGAGATCCCCACCTGGGCCCCCACCTCTCTTCCCCCGAGGCTGCAATGACTCAGATGTGCTGGCAGCCTCGGACCTCGCCCTGCAGGACATCAACAGGGACCAAAGAAAAGGCTTTGTGCTGAGTCTCAACCGAGTGAGCAATGTCTACGAACACAGACAG GGTGATCTGGGATCAGTGTTCTATCTCACTCTGGACGTGTTAGAGACTGACTGCCATGTGCTCACCAAGAAGCCATGGAAGGAATGTGGAGTGAAGTTCCCACATGATACA GTTTATGGTCAATGCAAAGTGATATTTTATATTAACCAGCCAAGAATTGTCTATACACCTGCTTATAACTGTACACTTCGCCCAG TTTCTCGAAGAAAGATTGTCCATACCTGCCCTGACTGCCCCGGCCCCATTAAGTTGTCAGATGCTAGTGTTTTGGAAGCTGCCCTTGAGTCTCTTGCAAAATACAACAGTGAGAGCACGTCGAAGCGGTATTCTCTCGTCCAAGTCATCAAGGCTTCTTTCCAG TGGGTGGTTGGCCCTTCCTACTTTGTGGAATATTTAATCACAGAGTCACCATGTACCAAATCTCAGACTGAGTCTGCTGCCAGCAAATGCCCACTGCAGCTCCCTGATGCTGAG CCTGTTGGTATTTGTAAAGGCTCTGTGATTGGAAGTCCACTGGAAAAGATTGTCTCAGTGTCCTGCAAATTCTTTGAAACACAG GTGGAAGAGCCCCAGAAGACAAACACAGCTCCCACCAACCCACCCTCCAAAGCTGTGCCGAAAGGATCTGTCCAACACCTCCCTGAATTAGATGATGGGAAGCCCAAAGATTCCCAGGAAGAGGGCCCCGTTGAGGCCTTCCCTCTGCATCTGGATCTAACCACGAATCCTCACGGAGAAACCCTGGACGTCTCCTTCCTCTTCGCGGCACCTGGGGAGAAGAAGGTGTTTGTCTTCCCCTTCCCCAAACAAAAGCGACGCTCTGCTGAGTGCCCTGGACCAGCCCAGGAGGACAACCCTTGGGTTCTCCCACCATGA
- the HRG gene encoding histidine-rich glycoprotein, translating to MKACTAALLWTLLLTLRASFAVSPLNCDETESVAKTALDQINKRRWNGYLFELVRIADAHVDKAESAAVYYLVLDVEESDCPVLYKKHGEDCEPAVSRRPSDIVIGQCKVLAITYLNESQDLRVKDFNCTTSSVSSALANTKDSPVLFDFFEDTELYRQLADRALEKYKRENDDFASFRVDKVERVARARGGERTKYYLDFSVRNCSSRHSRRPSKVFGFCRADLSYDVGVSALEIPKDIVVNCKVFNLEEHRNIHGGPRHFGHPFHSGRHEHNHSFSEHHPHGHPPHGPPPHRHPPHGPPPLGPCPHGPPPHGPPPDGPPPRGPPPDGPLPLGPCPHGPPPHGPPPHGPPPRGHHPHGPPPHGPPPHGHHPHGPPPRGPPPHRHHPHGHDFHDHGPCDPPPNSQGPQDHHRLGHGPPPRHSEERGPGKRHFPFHWKQIGYVHRLPPLKKGEVLPLPEANFPIFSIPNHNDPLKPEFQPFPQSASDQCPGTFKSELLQVSTFFAYTISK from the exons ATGAAGGCGTGCACTGCAGCCCTGCTTTGGACCCTTTTGCTCACGCTGCGGGCCTCCTTTGCTGTGAGTCCCCTGAACTGCGATGAAACTGAGTCCGTGGCTAAGACAGCTCTAGACCAGATCAATAAAAGACGATGGAATGGCTACCTTTTCGAGTTGGTGCGGATTGCTGATGCCCACGTGGACAAAGCG GAATCCGCAGCTGTCTATTATTTAGTCCTAGATGTGGAAGAATCTGACTGTCCGGTGCTATATAAGAAACACGGGGAAGACTGTGAGCCAGCTGTTTCTAGACGGCCATCTGATATA GTGATCGGACAATGCAAGGTATTAGCAATAACATATTTGAATGAATCTCAGGATCTTAGAGTGAAAGACTTTAACTGCACCACAAGTTCCG TCTCTTCAGCGCTGGCCAATACCAAAGACAGCCCCGtactctttgatttctttgaggATACCGAGCTCTACAGACAACTAGCTGACAGAGCCCTTGAGAAGTACAAGAGAGAGAATGATGATTTTGCCTCTTTCAGAGTGGACAAAGTGGAGAGAGTAGCAAGAGCG agaggaggggaaagaaccAAGTACTATTTGGACTTCTCTGTGAGGAACTGCTCCAGTCGCCATTCTCGCAGACCGTCCAAG GTCTTTGGATTCTGCAGAGCAGATTTGTCCTATGATGTAGGAGTCTCTGCCTTGGAAATCCCAAAAGACATTGTAGTAAACTGTAAAGTCTTCAACCTTGAG GAGCATAGAAACATCCATGGTGGACCACGCCATTTTGGCCATCCCTTCCACTCTGGTCGGCATGAGCATAATCATAGTTTCAGTGAGCACCATCCCCATGGACACCCTCCCCATGGACCCCCTCCCCATAGACACCCTCCTCATGGACCCCCTCCCCTTGGACCCTGTCCCCATGGACCCCCTCCCCATGGACCTCCTCCTGATGGACCCCCTCCCCGTGGACCCCCTCCTGATGGACCCCTTCCCCTTGGACCCTGTCCCCATGGACCCCCTCCCCATGGACCTCCTCCTCATGGACCCCCTCCCCGTGGACACCATCCCCATGGACCCCCACCCCATGGACCCCCTCCCCATGGACACCATCCCCATGGACCCCCTCCTCGTGGACCCCCTCCCCATAGACACCATCCCCATGGCCATGATTTCCATGACCATGGACCATGTGACCCACCACCCAATAGCCAAGGTCCCCAAGATCATCATCGCTTGGGCCATGGCCCACCACCTAGGCACTCAGAAGAAAGAGGTCCAGGTAAACGACACTTTCCCTTCCATTGGAAACAAATTGGATATGTTCACCGACTCCCTCCTCTAAAGAAAGGTGAAGTTCTTCCTCTGCCCGAAGCCAATTTTCCCATCTTCTCAATACCGAACCACAATGATCCTCTAAAGCCAGAATTTCAGCCCTTCCCTCAATCAGCCTCTGACCAATGTCCAGGGACGTTCAAGAGTGAGCTTCTACAAGTCTCAACGTTTTTTGCGtatactatttcaaaataa